In Brevundimonas subvibrioides, a genomic segment contains:
- a CDS encoding cold-shock protein — translation MATGTVKWFNPTKGFGFIQPESGGADVFVHITAVQKAGLTGLDENAKVSYELESQRGKTSAVDLKLL, via the coding sequence ATGGCGACCGGTACGGTCAAGTGGTTCAACCCCACGAAAGGCTTCGGCTTCATCCAGCCGGAAAGCGGCGGCGCAGATGTGTTCGTTCACATCACCGCCGTCCAGAAGGCTGGCCTGACGGGCCTCGATGAAAATGCCAAGGTGTCCTACGAGCTGGAATCCCAGCGCGGCAAGACCTCGGCCGTCGATCTGAAGCTGCTCTGA
- a CDS encoding DMT family transporter translates to MTTPAPRLIPLLVVLVSASILGLAPILVRLTETGPAAAGFWRFMFALPLLVLILSRPGGEGIARPSKWMLLAGLFFSLDLSFWHYGIVMTSVANATVLCNLTPVVVTLIGWLFFKETPARLFLLALALAMAGAFAMAAAAEGGQGTHPILGDILSLTVSFWYAGYFLMVKQARTTAGALRVTFWATLAGLPLMGGVALLLGEDMIPATAAGWAACVAMGLMHVAGQGGVAWALGRLPASITAVTILIQPLVAAGLSWLIFGETLAPVQALGGALVLCAIVLAQWSAAMGARTKTGAAPEGPAPA, encoded by the coding sequence ATGACGACGCCCGCCCCCCGATTGATTCCGCTGCTGGTCGTCCTGGTGTCCGCCAGCATCCTGGGGCTGGCCCCCATTCTCGTTCGGCTGACCGAGACCGGCCCGGCGGCGGCAGGGTTCTGGCGGTTCATGTTCGCCTTGCCGCTGCTGGTCCTGATCCTGTCCCGGCCGGGCGGCGAGGGCATCGCCCGGCCGTCGAAATGGATGCTGCTGGCGGGGCTGTTCTTTTCGCTGGACCTCAGCTTCTGGCACTATGGGATCGTCATGACCTCGGTCGCCAATGCCACGGTGCTGTGCAACCTGACGCCCGTCGTCGTGACCCTGATCGGCTGGCTGTTCTTCAAGGAGACGCCCGCCCGGCTGTTCCTCCTGGCGCTGGCCCTGGCCATGGCGGGGGCCTTTGCCATGGCGGCCGCCGCCGAGGGCGGACAGGGCACCCATCCGATCCTGGGCGACATCCTCTCGCTGACGGTATCGTTCTGGTACGCGGGCTATTTCCTGATGGTGAAGCAGGCGCGGACCACGGCGGGAGCGCTGCGGGTCACCTTCTGGGCGACGCTGGCCGGGCTGCCGCTGATGGGCGGGGTGGCGCTGCTGCTGGGCGAGGACATGATCCCGGCGACGGCGGCGGGCTGGGCCGCCTGCGTGGCCATGGGGCTGATGCATGTGGCGGGCCAGGGCGGTGTCGCCTGGGCCCTGGGACGTCTGCCGGCCTCGATCACGGCGGTGACCATTCTGATCCAGCCGCTGGTCGCCGCAGGGCTCAGCTGGCTGATCTTCGGCGAGACCCTGGCTCCAGTTCAGGCCCTGGGCGGCGCGCTGGTCCTGTGCGCGATCGTGCTGGCGCAGTGGTCAGCCGCCATGGGGGCCAGAACGAAAACGGGCGCGGCACCCGAAGGTCCCGCGCCCGCCTGA
- the gluQRS gene encoding tRNA glutamyl-Q(34) synthetase GluQRS has product MSFVTRFAPSPTGLLHRGHAYSALTAWTAAREAGGRFLLRIEDTDFTRCRPEYETALLEDLAWLGLNWEGPIRRQSDHRAAYDAALERLRGQGVLYRCFRTRKELMALAGVAPHDDDPADAHASAGGPLDPGEEAERLAAGQPFAWRLSLAAARARLGGFEALTWVEETADPGTRTARPEALGDMVLGRKDIGAGYVIASVVDDALQGVTHVVRGEDLIPATSVQRLLQALLGLPTPVYRHHPLLLGPDGKRYAKRDGSVTIMALREAGVTAEELRAELGFV; this is encoded by the coding sequence ATGAGCTTCGTCACCCGCTTCGCCCCCTCCCCCACCGGGCTTCTGCACCGCGGCCACGCCTATTCGGCCCTGACGGCCTGGACGGCTGCAAGGGAGGCGGGCGGACGGTTCCTGCTGCGGATCGAGGACACCGACTTCACCCGGTGTCGGCCGGAATATGAGACCGCCCTGCTGGAGGACCTGGCCTGGCTGGGCCTCAACTGGGAAGGCCCGATCCGGCGGCAGTCGGATCATCGCGCGGCCTATGACGCGGCGCTGGAGCGGCTGCGGGGTCAGGGCGTGCTGTATCGCTGCTTCCGGACGCGAAAGGAGCTGATGGCCCTGGCCGGCGTCGCGCCCCATGACGACGATCCCGCCGATGCCCATGCCTCTGCCGGGGGACCGCTGGATCCGGGCGAGGAGGCCGAACGACTGGCAGCCGGCCAACCCTTCGCCTGGCGGCTGTCGCTGGCGGCGGCGCGGGCGCGGCTGGGCGGGTTCGAAGCCCTGACCTGGGTCGAGGAAACGGCCGATCCGGGCACCCGGACCGCCCGGCCAGAGGCGCTGGGCGACATGGTCCTGGGGCGAAAGGACATCGGCGCAGGCTATGTCATCGCCTCGGTCGTCGACGACGCGCTGCAGGGCGTGACCCATGTGGTGCGGGGCGAGGACCTGATCCCCGCGACCTCGGTCCAGCGCCTGCTCCAGGCCCTGCTGGGCCTGCCTACCCCGGTCTATCGCCACCACCCCCTCCTGCTGGGCCCGGACGGAAAACGCTATGCCAAACGGGACGGATCGGTAACGATCATGGCCCTGCGCGAGGCGGGCGTGACGGCGGAAGAGCTGAGGGCGGAGCTGGGGTTCGTGTAG
- a CDS encoding DNA-3-methyladenine glycosylase family protein, whose amino-acid sequence MAGRYRSTAALVDKDVMPITPDELAAARETLARLDPALARAHALTPPFEWRVRQAGFVGLFRMIVEQQVSVASAASVWARLQAGLGDITPANLLAHDLDSLRGMGLSRQKATYGQGMARAQMDGTIDLEHLATLDDASAIEALVALKGVGLWTAEAYLLLCEGRTDVFPGGDVALQEAIKWADGTETRPDTKGAYARAEVWRPWRGVATHLLWAWYTGVKKGEIAPGDPA is encoded by the coding sequence ATGGCCGGACGCTACCGTTCCACGGCCGCGCTTGTCGACAAGGACGTCATGCCCATCACGCCCGACGAATTGGCCGCCGCGCGCGAGACCCTGGCCCGGCTCGACCCGGCCCTGGCCCGCGCCCATGCCCTGACACCGCCGTTTGAATGGCGGGTGCGTCAGGCCGGATTCGTCGGCCTGTTCCGCATGATCGTGGAGCAGCAGGTGTCGGTGGCCTCGGCGGCCTCCGTCTGGGCGCGGCTGCAGGCGGGTCTGGGCGATATCACGCCGGCCAACCTGCTGGCTCACGATCTGGACAGTCTTCGCGGCATGGGCCTGTCGCGGCAGAAGGCGACCTATGGCCAGGGTATGGCAAGGGCCCAGATGGATGGCACCATCGATCTGGAGCATCTGGCCACACTGGACGATGCCTCGGCGATCGAGGCGCTGGTCGCGCTGAAGGGCGTGGGACTCTGGACGGCCGAGGCCTATCTGTTGCTGTGCGAGGGACGGACCGATGTCTTCCCCGGCGGCGACGTGGCCCTGCAGGAGGCCATTAAATGGGCCGACGGCACCGAGACCCGGCCCGATACGAAGGGGGCCTATGCCCGGGCCGAGGTCTGGCGGCCGTGGCGCGGGGTGGCCACCCACCTGCTGTGGGCTTGGTACACCGGCGTGAAGAAGGGCGAGATCGCGCCGGGTGATCCCGCATGA